One region of Vigna angularis cultivar LongXiaoDou No.4 chromosome 10, ASM1680809v1, whole genome shotgun sequence genomic DNA includes:
- the LOC108335839 gene encoding homeobox protein HD1, giving the protein MQEPRLGMMGGLSGEVSGDHHRQLKAEIATHPLYEQLLAAHVACLRVATPIDQLPLIDAQLSHSHHLLRSYVSHHTHSLSPNDRQELDNFLAQYLIVLCTFKEQLQQHVRVHAVEAVMACRDIENTLQALTGVSLGEGTGATMSDDEDELQMDFSLDQSSAEGHDMMGFGPLLPTESERSLMERVRQELKIELKQGFKSRIEDVREEILRKRRAGKLPGDTTSVLKNWWQQHAKWPYPTEDDKAKLVEETGLQLKQINNWFINQRKRNWHSNSQSVTSLKSKRKR; this is encoded by the exons atgcAAGAACCGAGACTGGGAATGATGGGCGGGTTAAGCGGCGAGGTCTCCGGCGATCACCACCGTCAACTGAAGGCGGAGATAGCCACACATCCGCTGTACGAGCAGCTCCTGGCTGCACACGTCGCATGCCTCCGTGTGGCCACTCCCATCGACCAACTTCCTCTCATCGATGCTCAGCTATCTCACTCTCACCATCTTCTACGATCTTATGTCTCTCACCATACCCACTCTCTCTCCCCCAATGACCGCCAAGAACTCGACAACTTCCTG GCACAGTATTTGATAGTTTTGTGTACTTTCAAAGAACAACTTCAGCAACATGTCAGAGTCCACGCCGTTGAGGCTGTCATGGCCTGCCGCGATATCGAAAATACCTTACAAGCTCTCACAG GAGTGAGTCTGGGAGAAGGAACTGGTGCAACAATGtcagatgatgaagatgagttACAGATGGATTTTTCTTTGGATCAATCCAGCGCTGAAGGGCATGACATGATGGGATTTGGTCCCTTACTTCCTACAGAATCTGAAAGGTCACTGATGGAGAGAGTTCGTCAGGAACTAAAGATTGAGCTGAAGCAG GGTTTCAAGTCAAGAATTGAAGATGTCAGGGAGGAAATATTAAGGAAACGTAGAGCTGGGAAATTACCAGGTGACACAACTTCTGTGTTAAAGAATTGGTGGCAGCAACATGCAAAGTGGCCTTATCCTACT GAAGATGACAAGGCAAAACTTGTGGAGGAGACAGGGTTGCAGCTGAAGCAAATTAATAATTGGTTCATCAATCAAAGGAAACGCAACTGGCACAGCAATTCTCAATCGGTTACCTCTTTGAAGTCGAAACGCAAGAGGTAG